The DNA sequence AGGCGATTAAACGCGACGCGTTATTAGAAAATGTTACGGTGCGTAACGATGCTAGTGTTGATTATGACGATGGGTCTAAAACCGAGAACACCCGTGTTTCTTACCCGATTGATCATATTGAAAACATCGTTAAACCTGTGTCTAAAGCAGGTCACGCTAAGAAAGTCATTTTCTTAACCGCTGATGCCTTTGGTGTACTTCCACCAGTGGCGAAGTTAACGCCAGAGCAAACCAAGTACCACTTTTTGTCTGGCTTTACCGCCAAACTCGCCGGTACTGAACGTGGCATTACTGAACCCACCCCCACCTTCTCTGCATGTTTTGGTGCCGCGTTCTTAACGCTACACCCAACCAAGTATGCTGAAGTGCTAGTAAAACGCATGGAAGCAGCAGGGGCAGAAGCCTACTTGGTTAACACCGGTTGGAACGGCACAGGTAAACGTATTTCAATTCAAGATACACGCGCGATTATTGACGCCATTTTAGATGGCTCAATTGAGCAGCAAGAAACGAAAATCTTGCCAGTGTTTAATCTAGAAGTGCCTACTTCCTTACCCGGTGCAGACAGTGACATCTTAGATCCTCGTGATACTTACCAAGATCCACTGCAGTGGGAAAGCAAAGCCGATGATTTAGCCAATCGCTTTATCAAAAACTTTGCCAAATACACTGACAACGCAGAAGGTAAAGCCTTAGTGGCAGCAGGCCCTCAGCTAGACTGATAAATATACAATAAAACAGTAAGTTATAAATGCCAGTGGGATAATACCCATTGGCATTTTTTTATCCACTAAACCACATGGCGTTATAAGCGGTAAACTGCGAGCGATATAGCGAGACAAAAAAAAGGCTAGCAACTGCTAGCCTCTTTTTACAATAACCTTACTGGCTAATGTGCTTAGCTCGGTGAAGCGAATATTGTACCACCACCGCCAGAACCACTTCCGCCACTGCCTACTCCAGGAGCTGGTGGAGGTGGTGGAGGCGGTAATAACAAGCCCGCAGGAGCGCTAAGACCCGCAGGGAAAAAAGGTGCAGGTAGGTCAGCAGCCATTGTCATACTCGCCAGCGCCATTTGCCCAGCCGAGAGTAAAATTAGTACCCACTTTGTTAACCGTTTTTGCCTCATAAGTCCTCCTTGAACTACCGTGGCATAAGTAAAATTATATGTATTGTTGCTAAAGCACACCCACCGACAAATGGAATAATGCCAACTTCAACACAAAATCAAACTTGCATTTGTTACTGCTCATAATATATGCAAATAAAGAACCAACTATACAAACCCAATAAAAACAACAAGTTAAAAAAACGTCAAATCTATTTATGTGAGCCATGTAAAATATTTCGACATCTATTTTTGGTCTTAAAGCTCAGCCGCTACGCCCCCCTTCTACAACATCAAGCAATCGCAGCACAATCACTTAATAATAAGCCACTCAATAGCACTTTTACACACATAAACACTAGTAAATGGACCATTTCACGCATTTAAGACTTTAAGGCGATTATGTATAAATTTCTGTCTCGCAAAACAGCTAAGGTTATTACGGTGCAACTACTCACCAATATTGCACACCCAAGGTAAACACCCGCTAATACTTATCGGGTACGTAGCCTTTTCTGGGCATTTTTGCTGCAACCATAGCCAAGCATAAAATAATAATAAAGCTGGCGGCATTGGCTGGCGCCTGTAAGTTAAAATCAACGCTAATATGAATTAGCATACCAATAATTGCCATTGCACAACCCAGTGAGGTTGCGCGTAATAAAGGGTCTCGTCGTTTACGCATTGCCAGCGTCGCTTGAACTAACACCCACAGTACTGCCCCGCCCAATATTAGGGTTGCAAGTAACCCTGACTCAATCACAAACTGCAAATAGTCATTATGGGCATGATCATAAAAACGGTTTAAAGGTTCGGGCGCATAGTTTTGGAAGATGGTGTAAAAGCTTCCTGCTCCTGAACCAGTCATATAAAAATCTTCTACAATAGGCCATGACCACCCCACTATGTCTGCTCGGCCTTCTTCTACTAAAACCGTTGCACTTAGGCGCTCTCTCACTTGGTCTAGCCCAAAAAAGGAACTCACGATTACCACATCAATCAGCAACACGCTAGAAAACAACAGAGTTAACGAACGTGGCCGCTGGCGAAATAGCAACAAGGCCATCACCGCGCCCAATATAGTAATAGCAAAAAATGCACTGTTCCCCATGCGTGAGTGAGACATCACCAAACCAATCACCATAATGATCATGCACAGCCTTACCAGCATTTTACCGCTTAATAAAGCCTCAATAATTTGCTGAATACGATGACGCCAACTGCTTGCACTTGTGGCGTTAAGATCTGCCACCACTAAGGCCAAGCCCATGCTTAAACACAAGATGAGATAGTTAGCAAAATGGTTTTTATAGACAAATGAACCGGTGGCATTTCCGCCCACCGCCATATCAAAAATCGGTGAGTGAGTAATATTACTCAAAATCAGTAACGAGCCATAAAAAGCCTGAAAAGTACCACTAATAACAAAGGCCAACATCACCATGCGAATTCGATCTGGATGATTAAACAACAAACAAGCATTTATCGCTAACAGCAAATAGCTACAGCCTTTCACCAGATTAACAATTGTTTGATTGGGGTCTAAAGAAATAGGGTAATGACTTGAGCCGGGTATGCCCAACAAACGAAAATTTAATGCTGCTTCGCTTAACCAAGTTAACACCCCCTGCGATAAGGGCACTAACTGAATAACCGTAAATAGCTGAAAAAGCAGTAAGCCAAACAGTAAAATTCGGCAAGCTTTTAGCCACTGCCAAGGGATCCCGCCTCTACAGCAGTAAACCAGCATTAAAGACTGAGTTGCTATTAGCACTTCCATAATAGACCAGGCCCAAGGCCTATTGCTGGCTAGGGGGATGGGCAGCCAAACGATTAAAAATAACATTAAGCCAAACGCTGTACGCTCAACTCTAGGCGATGAAAGTTCCATCATATTTTAGGCTTCCTTGTCTACATTTAGGCGTTCGCGTTGACCATTAACCGCCGTTAAGGTTGGTTCCATTCTTCCTGAACAACTAGCGGCAATAGTGCCGGGGGTATCAACAAATAGGCGTTGGGCTCGCGGCTCACCCGCAAGCGCCTGTACCTTAGCAAAGGCCTTGCTTAAATCGGGGCTACGCTTTTCCATACCATGGCAATCACTGGCCACTACATCGATTAAGTCTTGTTGTAGCATGTGCTCACTCACTTGTTGCGCTTGCTCGCGAAACTCCCCCAGCAAAGCGCCGGCAGTGACCTGAAATAAACACCCTAAACGTCGCCATTGTTGCAGCAAGTATTGTTCTTTCCATATCCCGCGATTTCTTTCAGGGTGGGCAATCAAAGGGGTAATGTTTCGCGCGGTGAGCCACTTTATTAGGCTATTAAGGCCTTGCGGCACATGACCATGTGGCAACTCTAGCAACAACACATCTTTATCTTGGTAGCGACCTAACAAAGGCAATTTATTTTGACCGTGCCACAACATAATCTCAGGGCTAAGGTGCACCTCGGCCGCATGATAAATACGCAAGGGCATATTGCGCTGCTGCAGCGCATTCATCAGCGTAAGATAGCTACGCTCTATGGTTTCAGCGGTGTTATCAAATATTCCGGGCAATATATGCGGAGTAGCCAGCATTACCTGAGTGCCACAGCTTATCGCCTTGTCTAACATCGCCAAGCTTTGGGCTAGATCTTTTGCCCCATCATCAATGCCAGGCAAAATATGACAGTGAATATCAACGAACCCCATTAAGCTGCTCCTTTAGATTTCTTGTACCAATTAGCTTTTTAAGGGCGAACCAAGTGATTAACGCTAAGGCCAAACCTAAGTAATTAGCCGCTAAATCTTCCCAAGAAAACTGCCTTAATGGAAAAATCATTTGAAGGCCTTCATCTAAAGTAAATAGGATAAGTAAGATTAAAACCCATGACAAAATAGCTTGCCACTTTCTGTCGGCCCCTTGGCAAAACACAAAAAACACGCTGAGTGAGCAAACATAAGCCAATGCTAAATGTAGTCGTTTATCACCGCCCATTGCGGTTTCAACTGCGCTTAAAGTATCAGGAAATAAACCCAAGGTTTTAGATACACTAGCCGCTAGTACACCAAGCCAGATAAATACGGTTAATCCTGTTAAGCCTTTATGCCACATAAGCTAACCACTCTTACAGAAATTAGGCTGCGTAGGGTGACCTTCAAAATTTAATAAATAACATACCCGCAGTCGGACCATTTCAGAACCAAAGTCCTTAGCTAACTCAGCCTTCATACGATGGGTATCAACAAGCGTTTTTAGCGAGCGTGTTACTAAGGCTTGTTGATCTGGGTTAAGTTGCTCCCAATTACTAATACCAAGGTTAACCACCCCCACTAAACTTGCCCGCGTAGCGGGCGCTATGCGCAAACCTTGCTCCAAATAACCAAACCATAGATCAGCAGACTCACCACTTTTTAAGCGATTACTCGCGATATCCACATAGGTATTTGGCCAAGTAGGCCTTTGCTCTATGGCTTGTAAATAGTGAACAAAGGCTTCATCCAAGTTTTCTAGCTGAAGCTGTGACTTATTTTCACCAGTAGCGATAACCAATTGATAAAAATTACGCCACTCAACTTGTTTGGCCATTAAGGTTTGATATAAAGGGTCGCTATTACGGTATTCAAGCATCTGCAAACCCACTTGGTCTGCTATTTGTACCGTATCTTGGTTTAACTGGCTGCTGTAATCTTGTTGCCAGCGTTCGTGCCAACTTCTAAGCGCATAAGAATACACATTAGCGAGTCCTAATTGTGAGGCCGACACAAGTACCCAAATGGCCAGCCCGGCTACTGTCGCTAACGCTAGGTAGCGCACCCATACATACTGTTTGCTCACCGCACTGGGTGAATGCGGAATATCCATAGAAGCGTCCATTCTTTTATTTATCCCTTGGTCTGCTCATTCCATTGCATCGTTCATATCAGCACAAACGCTCAATATTCACCTCACGTCCGCTAAGTGGCACCGAGCCAGCGTTACAGTTAGTTTTCTAAATACCATTTAGTATGTTGATGAACTTCGTCACTACTCAGTAACTCGGCGGCTGAAAACCAGCGGTACTGCCCGTGCTGCTGCTCTGGTAATAGAGCTAAATCAATACGTAAACGATACCGATACGCCAGCACAACGTAGTGAGTAGAAAACTGGCTTTGAGGATCGGTATCTTGATAAAACACATTGTCGTGATAAAAATGCTCAAAACTACCTAGAAACTCGCCATTGTCTAATGTCAACTCAAGCCCAAGCTCTTGCCTTGCTAACCGTGTAAGCGCATCGCGCATACTCTCGTCTTTCATGATCCGCCCACCCGGCACAAACCAAAAGCCTTGAGCAGGGCGATTTAAACGCTGGCCCAGTAATACTTGCCCCTGAGGGTTTTCAATAATCAAATCTATTGATACCAGCGGCGTATTAGCAATAACTTGGCTAAACGCTTGTTGACTTAAAAAGCTCATTGTCTGTAGGCCTGTTGATTGTCTAAAAACCATTGATAAGTAGTGGCTAACCCTTGCTCTAGCTCTATTTGATATCTCCAGCCTAAATCGGCCAAGCGGCTCACATCCATTAACTTACGGGGTGCGCCATCAGGTTTACTGCTATCAAAGCTTATACTGCCACTGTACCCCACCACTTTGGCTACAGTTTCAACCAACTCACGAATAGTACAATCAACGCCTGTTCCCACGTTAATGTGGCTTAGCATTGGCTGGGTATTGCTCTGATAAATGGCGCTATCTAGCTCCATAACATGCACACACGCTGCGGCCATGTCATCTACATGCAAAAATTCTCGCATTGGCTTACCGCTACCCCACGCAAGTACCTCGGCGTCACCATTTTGTTTTGCCTCGTGAAAACGACGTAATAAAGCCGGAATCACATGGCTATTTTGGGGATGAAAGTTATCAAATGGGCCATAAAGGTTGGTAGGCATAACACTGCGGTAATCACGCCCATACTGACGGTTATAGCTTTCACATAACTTGATACCGGCAATTTTGGCTATGGCATAGGGCTCATTGGTCGGCTCTAAAGTACCGGTTAACAGCGCGCTCTCAGCCATAGGTTGGCTAGCCAATTTAGGATAAATGCACGACGAGCCCAAAAATAACAAGTGTTCTACGCCAGCTAAATGAGCGGCATTGATAATATTGCACTCTATCATCAAGTTTTCATAAATAAACTCGGCTGGGTAAGTATTATTGGCAATAATACCGCCTACCTTGGCGGCCGCTAAATATACTTGGTCAACGGCATTATCGTTGAAAAAAGCCTGCACAGCCTGTGGGTCGAGTAAATCTAACTCGTTACGGCTACGTAGCAACAACTCAACATCGTCGCGCTGTTCAAGCTGGCGCACAATGGCAGATCCCACCATTCCCCGATGTCCAGCTACAAATACTCTGACCATAAGGCGCTCCTTAGTTTTCCACTGCCATGCTGACATCAAAGCCATGAGATTTAAGCAGCGCATGGCGCTTGGCTTTATCGTAATCGTTCGTCACCATTTCAGCACACATTTGCTCCACGGTGATCTCGGGTGTCCAGCCTAACTTAGCCTTGGCTTTAGCTGGATTACCTAACAGTGTTTCTACCTCTGCCGGGCGGAAGTAACGCGGATCAACCTTAACAATGACATCGCCAACCTTAAGGGCTGACGCTTTATCGCCATGAATAGCTGCCACGGTGGCAACTTCATCAACGCCTTCGCCTGAAAAAGCTAGCTCGATGCCGAGTTCTTTAGCACTTAAGGTAACAAACTCTCGCACCGAGATTTGCTTGCCGGTGGCAATAACAAAATCGTCTGGCTGATCTTGCTGTAACATCATCCATTGCATACGCACATAATCTTTAGCATGACCCCAATCTCGCAGCGCATCCATATTACCTAGGTATAAACACTGTTCTAAACCAAGAGCAATATTGCTTAAGGCACGAGTGATTTTTCGGGTAACAAAGGTTTCGCCGCGACGTGGCGATTCATGGTTAAACAATATACCGTTACACGCATACATTCCGTAGGCTTCTCGGTAGTTAACGGTTATCCAGTAGGCGTACATTTTGGCCACTGCATAAGGCGACCGAGGGTGAAACGGTGTAGTCTCAGATTGCGGAATTTCTTGTACCAAGCCATAAAGCTCAGAAGTTGAAGCCTGATAGAAGCGGGTTTTCTTTTCTAATCCCAAAAAGCGAATGGCTTCAAGTAAACGCAGTGTGCCCATGGCATCTACATCGGCAGTATATTCTGGCGCTTCAAACGACACAGCAACATGAGATTGAGCGCCCAAATTATAGACTTCATCTGGCACCACCTGACGCAATATACGGGTTAGGTTAGAAGTGTCACTTAAGTCACCATAATGCAAGAAAAAGCTTGGGTTTTCGGCTTGTAAACGATCTTCATAAATATGGTCGACCCGCTCGGTATTAAATGACGAAGAACGGCGTTTAATACCATGAACTTCATAGCCTTTTTCTAGCAAAAGCTCTGCTAAATAAGATCCGTCTTGTCCGGTTACCCCGGTAATTAATGCTACTTTCTTAGTCATTATTCTAGTCCTTTAGTAAAGCGTGATTACTACCTGCAAGCAGCTCATCCAGCTGTTGCTCGAAGCGTTGTAAAACACGGGTTTTTTCCAAATTATTTACTGCGTATTCACGCGCAAGCTGATTAACGCGTTTAATCTTGGGATCGTTTGCTAGTGAAAGCACTGCTTCAACAAAACGTGCTGGTTGCTCTGGCTCTATGCGCGTAGCAATACCTGGGTAATGTTGGCAAAGCAATCCTAGCTCGGTATCGGCTTCAGCGGTGATCAGCGCATGGCCACCACAAGATAAAATATTGGTAAGCTTAGAGGGCAACACCACGTCTGCCGCGCCAAGGCGTTGCACCACTAAATGAATATCAGCGCAGGCCAACAATTGAGGCAGTTGCGCATAGGCTTGTAAGGGGTGAAACTGCACATTAGTTAAACCGTATTGCATAACCAATTGCTCAAGGGCTGGTTTGGCGGCCCCCTCGCCTACCATAAGGTATTTTATTTTAGGGTTATTCTGGGTGACTTTTGCCGCTTCAATAACCATTTCTAAGCCTTGCTTTAGGCCCATATTGCCTGAGTAAAGCACCAGCACTTGGTCGTCTGCCACACCAAATTTTTCTCTAAATGCGGCGCCGTCTGTTTGCGGTGTAACAAAATTGGTATCTGCCCAATTGGGAAACAACATCACATTCTGTTCATTTACCCCTTTGCGTTTAGCCATAGCTACCATGCTATTTGAAATCGTAGACACCCGGCTAAACCGGCGCATTACCCATGACTCTGCGGCATACACCCATTTCTTTAAACCTTTACTTTGGCCAGCCATACCCAAACCAAACATGGCGTCAACTTCGTAATCTTGTATGTGTAAAATAGACTTAGCCCCTGTCACAGCAGTAAACAACAGCGTATTTGCGGCACAAAATAACGGCGGTTCAACTAAAATAACCACATCGGGGCGAAAGCCAATATTTTTAATTAGCCCAAAAAAGGAAGAACAGGCAAAGCTGGCCAAATGCGCAATACGCTTGA is a window from the Agarivorans sp. TSD2052 genome containing:
- the gmd gene encoding GDP-mannose 4,6-dehydratase — translated: MTKKVALITGVTGQDGSYLAELLLEKGYEVHGIKRRSSSFNTERVDHIYEDRLQAENPSFFLHYGDLSDTSNLTRILRQVVPDEVYNLGAQSHVAVSFEAPEYTADVDAMGTLRLLEAIRFLGLEKKTRFYQASTSELYGLVQEIPQSETTPFHPRSPYAVAKMYAYWITVNYREAYGMYACNGILFNHESPRRGETFVTRKITRALSNIALGLEQCLYLGNMDALRDWGHAKDYVRMQWMMLQQDQPDDFVIATGKQISVREFVTLSAKELGIELAFSGEGVDEVATVAAIHGDKASALKVGDVIVKVDPRYFRPAEVETLLGNPAKAKAKLGWTPEITVEQMCAEMVTNDYDKAKRHALLKSHGFDVSMAVEN
- the fcl gene encoding GDP-L-fucose synthase produces the protein MVRVFVAGHRGMVGSAIVRQLEQRDDVELLLRSRNELDLLDPQAVQAFFNDNAVDQVYLAAAKVGGIIANNTYPAEFIYENLMIECNIINAAHLAGVEHLLFLGSSCIYPKLASQPMAESALLTGTLEPTNEPYAIAKIAGIKLCESYNRQYGRDYRSVMPTNLYGPFDNFHPQNSHVIPALLRRFHEAKQNGDAEVLAWGSGKPMREFLHVDDMAAACVHVMELDSAIYQSNTQPMLSHINVGTGVDCTIRELVETVAKVVGYSGSISFDSSKPDGAPRKLMDVSRLADLGWRYQIELEQGLATTYQWFLDNQQAYRQ
- a CDS encoding GDP-mannose mannosyl hydrolase → MSFLSQQAFSQVIANTPLVSIDLIIENPQGQVLLGQRLNRPAQGFWFVPGGRIMKDESMRDALTRLARQELGLELTLDNGEFLGSFEHFYHDNVFYQDTDPQSQFSTHYVVLAYRYRLRIDLALLPEQQHGQYRWFSAAELLSSDEVHQHTKWYLEN
- a CDS encoding tyrosine-protein phosphatase; this encodes MGFVDIHCHILPGIDDGAKDLAQSLAMLDKAISCGTQVMLATPHILPGIFDNTAETIERSYLTLMNALQQRNMPLRIYHAAEVHLSPEIMLWHGQNKLPLLGRYQDKDVLLLELPHGHVPQGLNSLIKWLTARNITPLIAHPERNRGIWKEQYLLQQWRRLGCLFQVTAGALLGEFREQAQQVSEHMLQQDLIDVVASDCHGMEKRSPDLSKAFAKVQALAGEPRAQRLFVDTPGTIAASCSGRMEPTLTAVNGQRERLNVDKEA
- a CDS encoding O-antigen ligase family protein yields the protein MMELSSPRVERTAFGLMLFLIVWLPIPLASNRPWAWSIMEVLIATQSLMLVYCCRGGIPWQWLKACRILLFGLLLFQLFTVIQLVPLSQGVLTWLSEAALNFRLLGIPGSSHYPISLDPNQTIVNLVKGCSYLLLAINACLLFNHPDRIRMVMLAFVISGTFQAFYGSLLILSNITHSPIFDMAVGGNATGSFVYKNHFANYLILCLSMGLALVVADLNATSASSWRHRIQQIIEALLSGKMLVRLCMIIMVIGLVMSHSRMGNSAFFAITILGAVMALLLFRQRPRSLTLLFSSVLLIDVVIVSSFFGLDQVRERLSATVLVEEGRADIVGWSWPIVEDFYMTGSGAGSFYTIFQNYAPEPLNRFYDHAHNDYLQFVIESGLLATLILGGAVLWVLVQATLAMRKRRDPLLRATSLGCAMAIIGMLIHISVDFNLQAPANAASFIIILCLAMVAAKMPRKGYVPDKY
- a CDS encoding glycosyltransferase WbuB; the encoded protein is MKILIYGINYAPELTGIGKYSSEMAEALVSMGHQVKVLTAPPYYPAWEISEGFSAYKYVGQQINGVEVLRCPLYVPAKPSTFKRIAHLASFACSSFFGLIKNIGFRPDVVILVEPPLFCAANTLLFTAVTGAKSILHIQDYEVDAMFGLGMAGQSKGLKKWVYAAESWVMRRFSRVSTISNSMVAMAKRKGVNEQNVMLFPNWADTNFVTPQTDGAAFREKFGVADDQVLVLYSGNMGLKQGLEMVIEAAKVTQNNPKIKYLMVGEGAAKPALEQLVMQYGLTNVQFHPLQAYAQLPQLLACADIHLVVQRLGAADVVLPSKLTNILSCGGHALITAEADTELGLLCQHYPGIATRIEPEQPARFVEAVLSLANDPKIKRVNQLAREYAVNNLEKTRVLQRFEQQLDELLAGSNHALLKD
- a CDS encoding VanZ family protein, which encodes MWHKGLTGLTVFIWLGVLAASVSKTLGLFPDTLSAVETAMGGDKRLHLALAYVCSLSVFFVFCQGADRKWQAILSWVLILLILFTLDEGLQMIFPLRQFSWEDLAANYLGLALALITWFALKKLIGTRNLKEQLNGVR